A single window of Myripristis murdjan chromosome 21, fMyrMur1.1, whole genome shotgun sequence DNA harbors:
- the mcm3ap gene encoding germinal-center associated nuclear protein, whose translation MNPNSLFGSSQGGAFQAPSNTAKTSLFQSFGQQSSTSQPQSMGFFQSAPFGQSSTFNQPSTLGNNNIFGQAPAFGQGSLFGQASTQPSTQPTMSQAPAFGQPSVGQSSSGFSGGSTPAFGQTSGSSQSSLFGQAPSFGQPSAFGQPPGFGQSTSGFGLSAGISKTVSGSTTTSGPSQPMSFGPSLFGQPLSTSATSSTFGTAQSVTQSRGFGSSEFSFKPSTEAVFKPIFSASPEPANPQATSGSSQLFGSSAPQTSSSAMESSTTTTTTTTTTGFSLLSGAKTGLLGFSFSQPAAAPSIAVQSNPLTTDNSSGSTSTLQFTFSQPAAPSSTNTKAATTQPTTPSSFSFSAKVLQPQTAPLFEGTSFGQTSAFGDPKIKALMSTEEKGADQESTGDVNIFARMSKSTKRKEDPVAPSASSENPVKEDVRAGVDAPRHPPKRALLRFRGPVAGLFGRAMSGLMKNTANPVRREIVNEGQQQASEWKDPKKEDSQGQGDHRSATPPRALVPTREVLEKAEETDSAKAPGAEPETPTPTRRTLRKESSDSLGGLSPTDCTAIQCKNVPPALNKKDVIEKHFGRFGKVRRVFCRPNKDLAIVHFQDHASAAKAKKKGKVLRRHQLLLFWHKKKQSPGETGRRPPAGQEAAQADSQDPEPTAAASPLRRPALRAPAVSSTVTFSRSSPVKKPSMVKALQFESEPQQEVSTEPQTSERPVPSSLLHLIGQVAETAEEKYRLLEQRDKILRQGRLKRTDLDMSKVFVGTCPDMCPEKERYMRETRKQLSCFEVIPNTEMVDHKAAIKEYSRSSADQEEPLPHELRPLPVLSMTMDYLVTQIMDQGHDNYRDWYDFVWNRTRGIRKDITQQRLCCPQTVSLIEKCTRFHVHCAHHLCEEPMMSFDAKINNENMTKCLQSLKEMYQDLATRQIYCPCEAEFRQYNVLLKLNDGDILREVQQFRDEVRNSAEVKFAVQAFAALNSNNFVRFFKLVKEASYLASCLLHRYFNQVRAKALRTLNIAYTVSSHRSTTFPLEDMVRMLMFRNATEAADYIQQYGLNVNDGMVELSRTAYQEPELSLSQKRSDAILGKKVVLIGEVVNGGSLPSPPHHTPVCSFDSQSKYSGEVPLSEPASSSFKGPAYAPKMEVKVEPMVESRPQIKPAKLLAEPRLFGEPQASPEPARPAVADETGEPSESSSSLTVPAETVPLFEPIIKPPSPPPKPVYSDEDILAELDSVVADVVAAAVSEVASDGANYAAIALAESSVQVESVVNEVMTQMLQEISCAEVKLEQERVAEEKRKLEEARRRQEREAFLNQFSLSLCTEIIQEVLDESIQETASSEITEAVNEKAERVARCTEQVCTSLVTDTVDGEIALLVDEILEVELQRIHNYIKRWRDVVAVRRQLKRQMRGFPAAPCCVDPRFKLKALAPSAPSQPSMTDLARGLVNLGNSGTLSLSSTRLLKMRREAIHQIRVHYYYQKLLEESVWAPLDLPALVAENIPNPPDRIFWKAALLLPSDHESVASLADKVLSDWLEVKLGGDSSGSEVMEEQPDGTLQTLCVANTLQENGQRTHKVHISIKVSHGPLTEDTLSKVEERCELQGTGALIMLLPALPVPEPGHEEQDVPLLSALLQLKQLQQASAWHCPLPLVILVPGPDGGSCDSQKLEEALMLQKLVDDGLISQYMFFYVPETTSDLQGSEQLVQAMRWLLARAPPHISLSCQTLVQLVEAGLSREFSTRLCAHRQERAAAGLPSQDPTPVVRLYNAVLAHLADVVTSPDLSKLSWPPEEFCLPDVPDSLPYLGWNSAQHLAWLHKAILSLQLPEFKLPATTTSWSELCSSISHYAAQIPVSHLSQPLLMSRLENLLERFRLLNQHGQSRRAARTLFNWDDDDKNEGPAFYQIPWDDILVLCIDHKLKDWQVPGPPVCEDAVTEDKDILVFFLPESLKNFQPPEAWTQAVRQTHREKQQEKEGANASSCGPSTSLSLRQRLLPSLVEPREAPAAPLDITHTPTPQQLLAHQLLQSLEEERAQSQRSMKQFQRWLDDDPLDHFSMPLFMPSSTLLSMPTTITTKSRGPPVTQEVEPDEPLEKADGLKTRPMSMAQRLKDLERQILASQEEELACRLKLSGLLSIVDD comes from the exons ATGAATCCAAATAGTCTTTTCGGGAGCTCGCAGGGGGGAGCTTTCCAAGCCCCCAGCAACACTGCCAAGACTAGTTTGTTCCAGTCTTTTGGACAGCAGAGCTCCACCAGCCAGCCCCAGTCTATGGGCTTTTTTCAGTCAGCACCATTTGGACAGTCATCTACATTTAACCAGCCGTCAACCCTCGGGAATAACAACATCTTCGGACAGGCGCCTGCTTTCGGACAGGGCTCTCTGTTTGGGCAGGCATCCACACAGCCTTCCACGCAGCCTACCATGAGCCAGGCTCCAGCGTTTGGGCAGCCCTCAGTTGGACAGAGTAGCTCAGGTTTTAGTGGTGGCAGCACACCGGCTTTTGGACAGACTAGTGGATCAAGCCAGAGTTCATTATTTGGACAGGCGCCTTCGTTTGGACAGCCCTCCGCCTTTGGCCAGCCACCAGGATTTGGCCAATCAACCTCAGGATTTGGGCTGTCCGCTGGGATCTCCAAGACGGTTTCAGGCTCCACCACCACTTCAGGGCCCTCTCAGCCAATGAGCTTTGGACCGTCGCTCTTTGGACAGCCACTTTCCACCAGCGCCACGTCCAGCACGTTTGGCACAGCTCAGAGTGTGACTCAGAGCAGGGGCTTTGGATCATCTGAGTTCAGTTTTAAGCCCTCCACAGAGGCGGTGTTTAAGCCCATCTTCAGTGCGAGCCCTGAGCCAGCCAATCCACAAGCTACTTCAGGATCCAGTCAGCTATTTGGAAGTAGTGCACCCCAGACAAGCTCCAGTGCCATGGAGAgtagcaccaccaccaccaccaccaccaccaccactggtttctctctcctgtctggaGCTAAGACTGGGCTGCTGGGCTTCAGCTTCTCCCAGCCCGCTGCAGCTCCTTCCATCGCTGTCCAAAGCAACCCGCTAACTACTGACAACAGCAGCGGATCCACCAGCACCCTGCAGTTCACCTTCTCCCAGCCAGCTGCCCCCTCCAGCACCAATACCAAGGCTGCCACCACTCAGCCCACCACCCCGTCATCTTTCAGCTTTTCAGCCAAAGTCCTCCAGCCCCAGACAGCTCCCCTCTTTGAAGGAACCAGTTTTGGTCAGACATCAGCATTTGGTGATCCAAAAATTAAAGCACTGATGAGCACAGAGGAGAAGGGTGCTGACCAGGAGAGCACAGGAGATGTAAACATTTTTGCACGAATGAGCAAAAGCACCAAGCGTAAGGAGGACCCTGTGGCTCCGAGCGCCAGCTCAGAGAATCCTGTCAAGGAAGATGTGCGAGCTGGAGTAGATGCACCAAGACACCCTCCAAAGAGGGCCCTGCTGAGGTTTCGTGGCCCAGTGGCAGGTCTGTTTGGTAGGGCAATGAGTGGACTGATGAAGAACACAGCCAATCCAGTGAGGCGAGAAATAGTGAATGAAGGTCAGCAGCAGGCATCAGAGTGGAAGGACCCCAAGAAGGAAGACAGTCAAGGTCAGGGTGACCACCGATCTGCCACGCCACCCAGGGCACTGGTGCCCACCAGGGAGGTGCTGGAAAAAGCTGAGGAGACGG ATTCAGCAAAAGCCCCAGGTGCAGAGCCTGAAACCCCGACCCCCACCAGGCGTACCCTTCGCAAGGAAAGCTCCGACAGCCTCGGGGGCCTTTCCCCCACCGACTGTACCGCCATCCAGTGTAAGAATGTACCCCCAGCCCTCAACAAGAAGGATGTGATCGAGAAGCATTTTGGTCGTTTTGGCAAAGTCCGCAGGGTCTTCTGCCGGCCCAACAAGGACCTAGCCATAGTGCACTTCCAAGATCAC GCATCTGCTGCTAaggcaaagaaaaaaggcaaagtcCTGCGCAGACATCAACTGCTCCTGTTTTGGCACAAGAAGAAGCAAA GTCCAGGGGAGACAGGAAGGAGACCTCCAGCAGGACAGGAGGCAGCacaggcagacagtcaggacCCTGAACCCACAGCCGCTGCCTCCCCACTCAGAAGACCTGCACTCAGAGCTCCTGCTGTCAGCAGCACGGTCACCTTCAGCCGCAG TTCCCCAGTCAAGAAGCCGTCCATGGTGAAGGCTCTCCAGTTTGAGAGTGAACCCCAACAGGAAGTCAGCACTGAGCCCCAGACTTCGGAGCGTCCTGTCCCGTCCTCCCTCCTGCACCTCATTGGTCAGGTGGCTGAGACTGCTGAGGAAAAGTACCGCCTTCTGGAGCAGAGAGACAAGATCCTGCGGCAAG GGCGGCTCAAGCGGACGGACCTGGACATGTCCAAAGTGTTTGTGGGGACGTGTCCTGACATGTGTCCAGAGAAGGAGAGGTACATGAGGGAAACACGCAAGCAGCTCAGTTGCTTCGAAGTCATCCCAAACACTGAGATG GTGGATCATAAAGCTGCCATTAAGGAGTACAGCCGCTCATCAGCTGACCAGGAGGAGCCCCTGCCCCACGAGTTGCGCCCCCTCCCTGTACTCAGCATGACTATGGACTACCTGGTGACCCAGATCATGGACCAGGGCCATGACAACTACCGGGACTGGTATGACTTTGTCTGGAACAGGACCCGCGGCATCCGGAAG GACATCACCCAGCAGCGTCTGTGCTGCCCGCAGACGGTGTCACTGATAGAAAAGTGCACACGCTTCCACGTGCACTGCGCCCACCACCTCTGTGAGGAGCCCATGATGTCGTTTGACGCTAAGATCAACAATGAGAACATGACCAAGTGCCTGCAGAGTCTGAAAGAGATGTACCAGGACCTGGCAACGCGCCAGATCTACTGCCCCTGTGAGGCCGAGTTCCGCCAATACAACGTGCTGCTAAAGCTCAATGATGGCGACATCTTACG TGAGGTACAGCAATTTCGTGACGAAGTGCGCAACTCCGCAGAGGTGAAGTTTGCAGTTCAGGCATTTGCTGCGCTCAACAGCAACAACTTTGTGCGCTTCTTCAAGCTCGTGAAAGAGGCCTCCTACCTTGCCAGCTGCCTCCTTCACAGATACTTTAACCAG gtcagaGCCAAGGCTTTGAGGACTCTGAACATCGCCTATACAGTGAGCTCACATCGATCCACCACATTTCCTCTGGAAGACATGGTGCGGATGCTCATGTTCCGCAATGCCACCGAGGCAGCTGACTACATCCAGCAGTATGGCCTCAATGTCAATGATGG CATGGTGGAGCTGAGCCGGACAGCCTATCAGGAGCCagagctgtctctctcccagaaGAGGTCAGACGCCATCCTGGGGAAGAAGGTGGTGTTGATTGGAGAGGTGGTGAATGGCGGATCTCTACCCAGCCCTCCGCATCACACCCCCGTCTGCAGCTTTGACTCCCAAAGCAAGTACAGCGGAGAAGTCCCACTGTCTGAGCCAGCATCGAGCAGCTTTAAAGGGCCAG CTTATGCACCAAAAATGGAGGTCAAGGTTGAGCCCATGGTTGAGTCTCGGCCACAGATCAAGCCAGCCAAGCTCCTGGCAGAGCCCAGGTTGTTCGGGGAGCCTCAGGCAAGCCCCGAGCCTGCCAGACCAGCGGTTGCAGATGAGACAGGAGAGCCCAGTGAATCCTCCAGCAGCTTGACTGTCCCAGCAGAAACAGTGCCGCTGTTTGAGCCTATCATCAAGCCCCCATCACCCCCACCCAAACCTGTGTACAGTGATGAG GATATTCTAGCTGAGCTGGACAGTGTGGTGGCTGATGTGGTTGCAGCGGCAGTGAGCGAGGTAGCCAGTGACGGAGCAAACTACGCTGCGATAGCTCTCGC GGAAAGCAGTGTGCAGGTGGAGTCGGTGGTGAACGAGGTGATGACTCAGATGCTGCAGGAGATTTCCTGCGCTGAGGTCAAGCTGGAACAGGAGCGTGTTGCTGAGGAGAAACGCAAACTTGAGGAAGCCAG gaggaggcaggagcgCGAGGCCTTCCTGAACCAGTTCAGCCTCTCTCTATGCACAGAGATCATCCAGGAAGTGCTGGACGAGAGCATCCAGGAGACTGCCTCCTCTGAGATCAC GGAGGCAGTGAATGAGAAAGCGGAGCGCGTGGCTCGATGCACAGAGCAGGTCTGCACCAGTCTTGTTACAGACACTGTGGACGGTGAGATCGCCCTGTTGGTTGATGAAATCCTTGAGGTGGAGCTGCAGCGCATCCACAACTACATCAAAAG GTGGCGTGATGTGGTGGCTGTGCGTCGGCAGCTGAAGAGACAGATGAGAGGATTCCCTGCAGCTCCCTGCTGTGTGGACCCTCGCTTCAAGCTGAAAGCCCTGGCACCCAGTGCCCCCTCACAGCCCTCCATGACAGACCTGGCCCGCGGCCTCGTCAACCTGGGCAACTCTGGCACCCTGTCCCTCTCCAGCACCCG GTTGCTGAAAATGAGAAGAGAAGCAATCCACCAGATTAGAGTCCACTATTACTATCAGAAACTTTTGGA GGAGTCTGTGTGGGCGCCATTAGACCTACCAGCATTGGTGGCAGAAAATATCCCCAATCCACCTGACAGAATCTTCTGGAAAGCTGCCCTTCTCTTACCGAGCGACCACGAGAGTGTAGCAAGCCTGGCAGACAA GGTCCTGTCAGACTGGCTGGAGGTGAAGCTTGGTGGTGACAGCAgtgggtcagaggtcatggagGAGCAGCCAGATGGCACACTGCAGACCCTCTGTGTTGCTAACACACTTCAGGAGAACGGACAGCGCACTCACAAAGTCCACATCAGCATCAAG GTGTCCCACGGCCCACTGACCGAAGACACCTTGTCCAAAGTGGAGGAGCGGTGTGAGCTCCAGGGGACAGGAGCCCTGATCATGTTGCTTCCTGCGCTTCCCGTCCCTGAGCCTGGGCACGAGGAGCAGGACGTGCCTCTTCTCTCTGCCTTGCTCCAGCTTAAGCAACTCCAGCAGGCCAGTGCCTGGCACTGCCCACTACCCCTGGTCATTCTGGTACCAGGACCTGATGGCGGCAGCTGTGATTCACAGAAACTTGAAGAAG CCTTGATGTTACAGAAGCTGgttgatgatggtttaatatcACAATACATGTTCTTCTACGTACCAGAGACCACCAGTGACCTGCAGGGCTCTGAACAG CTGGTGCAGGCCATGCGTTGGCTGCTGGCTCGTGCCCCACCACACATCTCGCTTTCCTGCCAGACCCTTGTGCAACTCGTAGAGGCTGGCTTGAGCCGCGAGTTCAGCACCAGGCTCTGTGCCCACCGCCAGGAGCGGGCCGCTGCAGGTCTTCCTTCCCAAGACCCTACACCTGTCGTCCGGCTGTATAACGCTGTGCTGGCCCATCTTGCTGATGTcgtgacctcacctgacctctcCAAGCTCTCCTGGCCACCGGAGGAGTTCTGCCTACCTGATGTCCCCGACTCTCTACCCTACTTGGGTTGGAACTCTGCCCAGCACCTGGCCTGGCTGCACAAAGCCATCCTCAGCCTGCAGCTCCCAGAGTTCAAGCTGCCAGCCACCACCA CCTCGTGGTCAGAGCTCTgctcctccatctctcactACGCTGCTCAGATCCCAGTGTCGCATCTCAGTCAGCCTCTCCTGATGTCACGGCTGGAGAACCTGCTGGAAAGGTTCAGGCTGCTGAACCAACATGGCCAAAGCCGCAGAGCTGCTAGAACCTTGTTCAACTGGGACGATGATGACAAGAATGAGGGCCCGGCCTTCTATCAGATCCCCTGGGATGACATACTGGTACTCTGCATAGACCATAAGCTGAAAGACTGGCAGGTCCCTGGACCGCCTGTCTGTGAAG ATGCTGTGACGGAGGACAAAGACATCCTCGTTTTCTTCCTCCCAGAGTCCCTGAAGAACTTCCAGCCACCTGAGGCGTGGACTCAGGCTGTcaggcaaacacacagggaaaagcagcaggagaaagaggg TGCAAATGCAAGCAGTTGTGGCCCCTCCACCAGTCTGTCCCTCAGACAGAGGTTGTTGCCGAGCTTGGTGGAACCTCGTGAGGCTCCAGCAGCCCCTCTGGATataacacacactcccacaccgCAGCAGCTACTAGcccaccagctcctccagagcttagaggaggagagggctcAAAGTCAAAG GAGTATGAAGCAGTTTCAGCGCTGGCTGGATGATGACCCTTTGGATCATTTCTCCATGCCGCTCTTCATGCCATCTTCCACCCTGCTGTCCATGCCCACAACCATCACTACCAAGAGTCGAGGTCCCCCTGTCACCCAG GAAGTAGAGCCTGATGAGCCACTGGAGAAAGCAGATGGGCTCAAGACCAGGCCGATGTCCATGGCCCAGCGGCTGAAGGATCTTGAGCGACAGATTTTAGCTAGTCAAGAGGAGGAACTGGCCTGCAGACTCAAGCTGAGTGGCCTGCTTAGCATCGTAGATGACTGA
- the ybey gene encoding endoribonuclease YbeY yields MGVVLRNLQKVVPLRRARLRRDVETLRHILGIHKFDLGIICVDNRRMQRINHIYRKKNMPTDVLSFPFYEDLRPGKLPCPLHRDELNLGDIFLGVEFVMQQCQEESLDLHGVLTVVTAHGICHLLGYRHETQEEWTEMLQRESYILSEYNRLTGRHLEPLTKRCSQDR; encoded by the exons ATGGGTGTAGTTCTACGGAATCTCCAGAAGGTGGTGCCTCTCCGCCGCGCCAGGCTGCGCAGGGACGTGGAGACGCTCAGGCACATCCTGGGCATCCATAAGTTTGACCTGGGCATCATTTGCGTGGATAACCGCAGGATGCAGCGCATCAACCACATCTACAGGAAGAAGAACATGCCCACGGATGTCCTGTCATTTCCCTTCTACGAG GATCTGAGACCCGGCAAGCTGCCCTGTCCCCTTCACAGAGATGAGCTAAACCTCGGGGACATCTTCTTAGGGGTTGAGTTTGTGATGCAACAGTGTCAGGAGGAATCTCTGGACCTGCATGGAGTTCTCACT GTTGTCACCGCTCATGGTATTTGCCACCTGCTGGGCTACAGGCATGAGACTCAGGAGGAATGGACTGAG ATGCTGCAGAGGGAAAGCTACATTTTAAGCGAGTACAACAGACTGACGGGCCGACACCTGGAGCCACTGACAAAGAGATGCAGTCAGGACAGGTGA